The Amycolatopsis sp. DG1A-15b genome contains the following window.
GCCCACGGCGTCGCCGGCGAGATCGGGCACGTCCCGGTCGCCGACGGCGGGCCGCCGTGCCACTGCGGTGGCCAGGGCTGCGTCGAGGCGATCGCGTCCACCGAAGCGATCCTGACGCGCGCCCGGCAGGTCACCGGCGAATCCGCGCTGTCGATGGACGATGCCGTGACACGCGCTCGTGGCGGCGACGAGCCGCTGCGGGAGGTCTTCGCCGCCGCGGGCCACGCGATCGGCCTGGGGCTGGCCGCGCTGGTCAACCTGTTCGGCCCGGAACGGGTGGTGGTCTCGGGCGAGGGCGTCGCCACCTACGACCTGTTCGAGGAGCAGATCCGCCGGACTTTCGCGGTCCAGGCGTTCGCCAGCGCCGCCCGGTGCGGTCTGGTCATCCGGCCCCTGCCGTTCGAGGAGTGGGCCCGGGGCGCCGCCGCCGTCGCCGTCCAGAGCCTTTTCGTGTCCGACAGCGTCTGAGGAGACGCCTCGTGAGCCGACGTCCGGGCCCAGAACGATCACGGTGGACCGCCGTGCGGCCCCACGGCTCGAGGTTGATCCGGATCGGCTGAGCGCTGCTTTCGAAGGGGACTTTTCCCGCGGCTGTCGCGAGAAAAGTCCCCTTCGTCGTGCGTGCGTCATCCATTGGGTGGAAGACGTCTGGTCGGGCCACCGTTCGCCGTGCTATGTTCGGTTGCAGAACGAGTGTGCGTGATGCGAACGAATTCGGAGCGTGGGATGGCAGAGCTGCTGTCGCTGGAGGAGGCCGTGGCCCGGCTGGTGCACGACGGCGACACCGTCGCGCTCGAAGGGTTCACGCACCTCATCCCGGTCGCGGCCGGGCAGGAGATCATCCGGCAGCGCCGCCGGGATCTCACGCTGGTGCGGATGACCCCCGACATCGTGTACGACCAGCTCATCGGCGCGGGCTGCGCGCGCAAGCTGATCTTTTCGTGGGGCGGCAACCCGGGCGTCGGCTCGCTGCACCGCTTCCGCGACGCCGTCCAGCACGAGTGGCCGGTGCCGCTGGAAATCGAGGAACACAGCCACGCCGGCATGGCGAACCGGTACGTCGCCGGCGCGTCCGGCCTGCCGTTCGCGGTGCTGCGCGGTTACACCGGCACCGACCTCCCGGCGCAGACCGCCACGATCAAGCCGATCACGTGCCCGTTCACCGGCGAGAAGCTGACGGCGGTCCCGGCGCTGAACCCGGACGTCTCGATCGTCCACGCGCAGCGCGCCGACCGCTCCGGCAACGTCCAGATGTGGGGCATCACCGGTGTCCAG
Protein-coding sequences here:
- a CDS encoding CoA transferase subunit A, whose amino-acid sequence is MAELLSLEEAVARLVHDGDTVALEGFTHLIPVAAGQEIIRQRRRDLTLVRMTPDIVYDQLIGAGCARKLIFSWGGNPGVGSLHRFRDAVQHEWPVPLEIEEHSHAGMANRYVAGASGLPFAVLRGYTGTDLPAQTATIKPITCPFTGEKLTAVPALNPDVSIVHAQRADRSGNVQMWGITGVQKEAVLAAKRSLVTVEEIVDELAPRPGAVVLPAWVVTAVAEVPGGAKPSYAAGYYERDNSAYQAWDKIGRDREEFTKWLNELTGVTA